A region of Salvelinus alpinus chromosome 6, SLU_Salpinus.1, whole genome shotgun sequence DNA encodes the following proteins:
- the ankrd37 gene encoding ankyrin repeat domain-containing protein 37, with product MFLLDSDSQLDCISNLFEGGDAVNSSNVLGQSPAYLAACSGQAFCLLWLLQTGVDANQQDNNGETPMHKAAKAGSLECISVLVASDAQLGLCNNEGRTAEDLACSYGFEECGRFLNTLRMTRLLTSSSTPLMPAGAVACPLTGAQSSKVAGQKRALIATGAQDRKRARDW from the exons CTGGACTGTATTAGTAACTTATTCGAAGGCGGAGATGCTGTCAACTCAAGCAATGTGTTGGGACAGTCCCCTGCATACTTGGCGGCATGCAGCGGACAAGCCTTTTGTTTGCTATGGCTACTGCAAACGGGAGTTGATGCCAATCAGCAG GACAACAATGGGGAGACGCCCATGCACAAAGCCGCCAAGGCCGGCAGTTTGGAATGCATCAGCGTACTCGTTGCCAGTGATGCCCAACTTGG ACTTTGCAACAACGAGGGCAGAACCGCTGAAGATTTGGCATGTTCGTACGGATTCGAGGAGTGCGGACGATTCCTGAACACACTCCGAATGACGCGACTTCTGACGAGCAGCAGCACTCCTCTGATGCCTGCCGGGGCCGTAGCATGCCCGCTGACTGGCGCCCAGAgcagtaaggtagcaggacagaaGAGGGCACtcattgccaccggggcccaagACAGAAAGAGGGCTCGAGACTGGTGA